The proteins below are encoded in one region of Scophthalmus maximus strain ysfricsl-2021 chromosome 4, ASM2237912v1, whole genome shotgun sequence:
- the sinhcafl gene encoding SIN3-HDAC complex associated factor, like isoform X1 produces the protein MFGFHKSKIYRSNDGCCICKTKSSSSRFTDSSRYEETFRLCFGLSEDRVGDICNACVLLVKRWKKLPHGSKKNWNHVVDARAGPGFKMTKPKKIKNSDGKKKSKLKRLHKLKRQTDSDAHSTTSSVSPAQSPSYSNQSDDGSDIESKQRRPTPSIFSFLDRSYWKRQKVCCGIVYKGRFGEVIIDPRLFKPCCSSKKLASTQVPPHLPDTLPPPLPEEVKETW, from the exons ATGTTTGGCTTTCACAAGTCAAAGATCTACCGGAGTAACGACGGCTGTTGCATCTGCAAGACCAAGTCCTCCAGCTCACGCTTCACAGACAGCAGTCGATATGAAGAGACGTTCAGGCTCTgctttgg GCTGTCAGAGGATCGTGTTGGGGACATCTGCAACGCCTGTGTGTTACTGGTGAAGAGGTGGAAGAAGCTGCCTCATGGTTCCAAGAAGAACTGGAACCAT GTGGTGGATGCCAGAGCTGGACCGGGCTTCAAGATGACCAAACCCAAAAAGATCAAGAACAGtgacgggaagaaaaaaagcaagctAAAGAGGCTTCACAAGTTGAAGAGACAAA CAGACTCAGATGCCCACAGCACAACCTCCAGTGTGTCTCCTGCTCAGTCCCCCAGTTACAGCAACCAGTCGGATGATGGCTCAGACATCGAGTCGAAACAAAGACGCCCAACaccctccatcttttctttcctggACCGTTCCTACTGGAAAAG gCAAAAGGTGTGCTGTGGGATTGTCTACAAGGGGCGGTTTGGAGAGGTGATTATCGATCCACGACTCTTTAAGCCCTGCTGCAGTTCCAAAAAACTGGCTTCCACACAAGTGCCCCCACACCTTCCAGACACACTTCCTCCACCGCTCCCAGAAGAAGTGAAAGAAACCTGGTGA
- the sinhcafl gene encoding SIN3-HDAC complex associated factor, like isoform X2: MFGFHKSKIYRSNDGCCICKTKSSSSRFTDSSRYEETFRLCFGLSEDRVGDICNACVLLVKRWKKLPHGSKKNWNHVVDARAGPGFKMTKPKKIKNSDGKKKSKLKRLHKLKRQNSDAHSTTSSVSPAQSPSYSNQSDDGSDIESKQRRPTPSIFSFLDRSYWKRQKVCCGIVYKGRFGEVIIDPRLFKPCCSSKKLASTQVPPHLPDTLPPPLPEEVKETW; this comes from the exons ATGTTTGGCTTTCACAAGTCAAAGATCTACCGGAGTAACGACGGCTGTTGCATCTGCAAGACCAAGTCCTCCAGCTCACGCTTCACAGACAGCAGTCGATATGAAGAGACGTTCAGGCTCTgctttgg GCTGTCAGAGGATCGTGTTGGGGACATCTGCAACGCCTGTGTGTTACTGGTGAAGAGGTGGAAGAAGCTGCCTCATGGTTCCAAGAAGAACTGGAACCAT GTGGTGGATGCCAGAGCTGGACCGGGCTTCAAGATGACCAAACCCAAAAAGATCAAGAACAGtgacgggaagaaaaaaagcaagctAAAGAGGCTTCACAAGTTGAAGAGACAAA ACTCAGATGCCCACAGCACAACCTCCAGTGTGTCTCCTGCTCAGTCCCCCAGTTACAGCAACCAGTCGGATGATGGCTCAGACATCGAGTCGAAACAAAGACGCCCAACaccctccatcttttctttcctggACCGTTCCTACTGGAAAAG gCAAAAGGTGTGCTGTGGGATTGTCTACAAGGGGCGGTTTGGAGAGGTGATTATCGATCCACGACTCTTTAAGCCCTGCTGCAGTTCCAAAAAACTGGCTTCCACACAAGTGCCCCCACACCTTCCAGACACACTTCCTCCACCGCTCCCAGAAGAAGTGAAAGAAACCTGGTGA